Part of the Roseofilum casamattae BLCC-M143 genome is shown below.
ATTCCAGTATGCTTTGATATTTCCTTGAAATGTTTCTATAATTTCTCCGAGCATGACTCGAAGAACTAAAGGGTGACCATCATAGGCTTTTCCCAAGCGCAGCCATTGTTGGAGGTCAGATTCTGCTGGTGTTTTATCCCAATCTGCTTTTTGAAACAGTTGTATCTGTTCGGATTCGCCCAGACCTTTGATTATCTCTTTGTGCCAGAATTGAGAAAAGCGATCGTTAACCACTTGAATTGGCAAATCTTGTGAGGTTATAATTAGCCGACTTTGGCATGAGTCGATTGCCAATACATTAAGGAAAAATTTCCGCCACCAATCGTCTTCAAAATCCCCCCATCCATTGTCTTCGGTGTCGGTCAGTAAACTCTCTAGGCTATCAACTAGTACCAAAACTCGATGGCTCTGCAAAATTTGGATTGTTCTTTTTAACAAATACTCTGGAGTATTTTGTTCGGATGAAATCTTTTCTCCCCATCCTTCCAACCATTCTTTGGCAACGCTAGCAAAATCTCTAGATCTTTCACCCCAATCAAAGTTGACTCTCCAGAACTGTCTTTTCCAATTCCCTTCTATCCATTCTTCTAGCTCTATAACTAATTTTTCAGCTAGGGCAGTTTTCCCAATTCCGGTAAGCCCTAGAAGTAACAAAAGACGTACTGAACCTTGAATTTTAGCAATCAAGCACTCAACTAGTTCTGTCCGTCCTACCCATGAGGAGTCATATTGACGCAATTCAGGTTTATATTCGTTTTTTGGCTCATTATCAACAACTTCTCGCCAGTTTTCTATGCCAACGGCTTGACAAATCGCCACAAAATTTTCCTGCCTGACTGGGATTCCTCTGAGGAAACGTCCCAATGTTGATACAGAGACGCTTCCCTTACTGTCTTGAAGGAAATCATTCGCTCGCTCAACCCAGACTAGAGCTTTTTTTGTCCAACCCTTAGTTTTTCTTAGTCGATCGATTTTCTCAAGTCCAACAGTAGATATCCTCAGAGAGTCAGCCATTACTCTATTTTACTTAACCTGTAGGTTCAGTTTTACCTCATTTATGACTCAGTTGCCATAGGTGACCTCAAATGAAGCCAAAGTGGGGCTTCCAAGCTAGATAGATCCAGGAGCATAGAACTTAGGAAAGCTGAAGTTGGCCAACTGATTCTTCCTGTCCACTCAATCAGGAAAACAATCATGAATATTAAATCGACGGCTTTACTCCTTGCAGTTTTGATGATGGAGTTGGCTTCAGCCTTCGTTGTTTTGGTGGGAGAGCCAAGTGTTGCGTTAGTTAGCTATACCAACCTAGTCGATGATAAGGAGGATCGCAATGACGATCCACTGGTTCCGACCAATCTGCAACTCGAGTTTGTCAATGACAGTGAGGATGGAGGTGACGATCCGATTGTTCCTCCTAATATCCAATCGGAGTTGGGAGGCTCTAAACTGCCAGTAATCCGTTAAGTCTTCTGCTTCTTTGTATTCTTGATTCCTCCTCCAACTTCAATTGAATGGGGGAGGATATTACTTTAAAGTCTTGTTCTCATCGATCGCTCAACAGCCTTAACCGTCTCTAATTTCACAAGACTAAAGTCAATTTTTCAAATCTAACATACTGAGCTAGCAAATCACAAAAATAAAATTTAGTTTAAATTTGTGACTTTGGTAAAAGCTACAGTAATCTAATGATATGCTAACTTCATGGAGAGCAACGGTACGATCTTATGAGTGGTACTAAGGCATTTGCAGTCGCAGGTGTCACACAGGGTTCTGCGGGGGCAACTGGTGCAGGAACAACGACAGCGGCGATCGCCACTGCAACTACTGCTGCTACTGCGGCTAGCACCAGTGGTGGTGTCTCTGGTGCGGCGATCGCTATGGGTGCAGCTACTGCCCTGGGAATAACCGCATTGGTTGCGGCCGCCGGAGTGGCTGTGGCTTTGACAGGTAAAGCGCTGCAAGCCTATCAAGAACGGCAGCGGCGACAGCAAGCAGCTCGGGAACAGCGCGAACGGGAAGTTAAGCAACGAATTGCGGAGATTCGCAGCAAAATTCGCTCTCGTCGCCCTCAAAGCAAAGTTACGGTTCAGTTGCCTGTAGAGAATCGTTCTCCAGCACCGGTTACTCGTCCATCAACAGCCACAGCGACTCAGAGGGATGAGCAACGGAAAATTGATGAGTGGCGCTCCAGATTGCCTAGCATTCAGTCCGAGTATGAAACGTTAGCAGACCAAGAATTGCTGGATCGCTCGACGGTAGACCGGGCCCTGGAAAAGACCAAGCAAGCCTTAGAGCGTAACCGTCTCGCTGAGGCGACAGGGTATTTGCGCGCTCTGGATGATGCTCGGATTAAGGTGATACAAGAATTGCGCGATGAGTGGTTGGCTCAAGTTGAGTATATCGAGCAAAGGTTATCTCAGTTGCGATCGCGAATTCCCCAGGCGATCGCAACTGAGCTGCAAATCGACCTAGATTGGGCAAAAAATAACTGGCAGCAGTTAACCCAGTCTCATCTCGATAGTCTCCACGAGCGCATTAGTCTGTTTGCCGCTCAAGCTGATAGCATTCAGCAGGCCGCCGAAAACATGGTGGAGTCTCAGCAACAGGTCGGTTATGTGGCTTATGTTCGGGAGATTGACAATGGGGATGCGATCGTGGAGGTGGAGACCCATGAAGGCGTGAATACTCAGATCCGACTGAATTTTGACGGTCAGCAGATCGCGTTAGAGGGGCCGCAAGAAGAGGAAGCTTCTTGTGCAGCGCGCACCGTGGAAGCCATGCAGATTTTTCAGGAACAAGGCTATCAGTTAGAGTGGACGGAATGGGATGGCGAGCCTGTCGAAGAAGAGTTACGCCATTTATACTCCGTACCTTCGGAAACAGTATCGGAATCGGAGCCACAGTCTGGAACTCGACGCGATCGGTCTCCACAGCGTCGCCAGCAAGCGGAGGGATATTAAGCCATGTCGAGTCCTCGCTTGTTGAATTTAGCTTCATGGCTGCCTCGCTCTCGCGCTAACGGGCCGGGGACGCGGATGGTGATTTGGGTGCAAGGTTGTCCTTTTCGCTGTGCCAATTGCCAAAACTCGGATTATTTGCCGCTTCAGTTCAATCGAGTGGTGACGGTGGATCGGGTGTGGGAGCTATTTCAACAGCAAACGGGTTTAGCAGGAATGTCTTTTTCCGGTGGAGAACCTTTTGCTCAAGCGGTTGCTTTAGCCGATTTAGCCGCACGGGTACAAAAGGCTGGAAAGACCGTGGTCTGTTGGAGCGGTTATCGTTTAGAGCAGTTGCAGGAGGGAGAGATACCAGGAGCCAGGGATTTACTGGCTCGTATTGATTTGCTAATTGATGGTTTGTTTGTCGAGGGTTTAGCTGGAGATGAGGTGTTGCGAGGTTCGAGAAATCAGCGGTTGCACTTTCTCTCGGGGAGAATTGTTAAGGCGGATTTGGTCGATATTCCGCGTCAGGAGTGGGTATTTCAGGATGAGCAAATTACTTATACAGGCTTTCCAGTCTAGGGGGTAGAGATGAGCATAGTAGTGATTGGCGATCGCGCTGTTGGCAAAACTCACATGGCATTAGCTTTAGCTGAATTACCCACAGGTTCTAAGGTTCGTATTATAGACCCATCTGCTGAAGTTCTTCGAGAGGAGTTGATCAACCCTGATACTGGAGCAACGGTTCCTACGAGCGAAATTATATCAAGACCAATTAGACTAGAAGTTCAATTAGATAGACGGAGAATTATTGATTCAGTTTGGGTGGATACTCCAGGCGAAATTTGGGAGCCTGATTGGCCAAAAGATCATCCTGATGCTTGGAATAAATTCAAGCAAAATATTGCTAGAAATTTAGCCATTATTTTGTTATTGCCACCTTATCAAGAAATGGTTTCACAAGAATTGATTAATAGGGCATCATCTAATATGAGAGTAAACCGAGAAAGGTTGATGAATTATGAAAGATGGTGTCGAAATTTAGAAGGTTGGCTCAAGTTTCTTAACCAATATTGTAGTCGAGTTCACAATATTGCTATCTGCCTGCATAAAGCTGATTTATTTTGCGAAAGTATGGACGCTGAAGCCAGCACAATCATTGGTCATCCTGTAGAACGCCAAAGCAAGATAAGAAATCGATTTTTTGCTGTTGCTAAAGAAGTTATAGATCGCCACAACCGCGAGGAAAGACCGTTTCAATTTTTTATTACTAGTGTAAGTGATACCATCTTATTAACAGCTCCTTGGTTGTCTTTAAGCCCTTTTCTCCTTTATAGAAGATAAAACTATGAGTAGTATTAGCATTATTGGGACTAGAACTTGTGGCAAGACAACTTATCTTGCTGCTTTAGCCCGTTTTCCACACCAAGACAAATATCCTGGTTTGGAAGTTAATCCCATAGGCAGTGATGCCGAAGAATTAATAGACATGGCTGATAGCATTATTCGTCAAGGTCAAGCCATACCAGGCAATCCAAGAGAAGAATCAAGAAGAGATTATGAATTTGATATAAAAATTCCGAAATTAACAGAATCAATTAGATTATTAGTCAAAGATAG
Proteins encoded:
- a CDS encoding NB-ARC domain-containing protein encodes the protein MADSLRISTVGLEKIDRLRKTKGWTKKALVWVERANDFLQDSKGSVSVSTLGRFLRGIPVRQENFVAICQAVGIENWREVVDNEPKNEYKPELRQYDSSWVGRTELVECLIAKIQGSVRLLLLLGLTGIGKTALAEKLVIELEEWIEGNWKRQFWRVNFDWGERSRDFASVAKEWLEGWGEKISSEQNTPEYLLKRTIQILQSHRVLVLVDSLESLLTDTEDNGWGDFEDDWWRKFFLNVLAIDSCQSRLIITSQDLPIQVVNDRFSQFWHKEIIKGLGESEQIQLFQKADWDKTPAESDLQQWLRLGKAYDGHPLVLRVMLGEIIETFQGNIKAYWNEVQEKIEEVERAISEAEKEAKNVRGDEDEWQLHRLTRAIKSKVNEQRLESVFKRLKDEVHDAYLLICVASVYRRPVQEEGWLMQLVSFTKRLEGEKCSLVRQEKAMDELSHRFLVETSVNHNNKLVLGQHNLVRSVALQHHQQFLKELQNQG
- a CDS encoding 4Fe-4S single cluster domain-containing protein, with translation MSSPRLLNLASWLPRSRANGPGTRMVIWVQGCPFRCANCQNSDYLPLQFNRVVTVDRVWELFQQQTGLAGMSFSGGEPFAQAVALADLAARVQKAGKTVVCWSGYRLEQLQEGEIPGARDLLARIDLLIDGLFVEGLAGDEVLRGSRNQRLHFLSGRIVKADLVDIPRQEWVFQDEQITYTGFPV